The genomic interval agtttaaattaattCAGGTAATATTCTCACTCAGGGCACTTGACAATCGCATTTGAAGAAATATTAATGATTGAATataggctagattgaactttaccggtacgcagttgtttaccactatcgacaaggcgggggtttgggggcagtAGCCCCCGATacaaaggaaatatataggataaaaaggattataaggtgttgcgttagttgttatgtgttaagTGTTAATGGTTAGGGtaagggtacgctgtttgatgttaagtgttgcgtaccggtaaagttcaatcgtcccttgagtatatataaaaaacactacatAAACTGCACATTCAAGTTAAAAATAAATCACCAGCATGAAACTGTCagtacatttaatttcaatgatcCTTTTGAGCTTTTAAAATAATAGACATAGGTGAAATTAGCCACAAAAGAAAAGGAAAAGGCATACCCATATTTCGTCTTTGTTATTTCCGCTGGCACACTTCTCTATGGTGTTAGGTTTCCCGGAGTCACCAACACACCTTACTCCATTTATGGTTACATAAAAATCTGGAAACTCCCCTTCGATGGTCCAACTCATGATTTTCGACAGTTATGTTTACTACCAAACGACATATGTCAAAATTTATGTTATTGTATGACGTCATTAGTGTATGACGTTCTCATACGCATGATACGGACGACAATTATTGACAATTCAAAGTTTGTGTATGGCGTCATCAATGTATGACGTCATCATACGCACGATACGGACGACAATTTTTGACAGCCTGATTTTGAAAGATTGTCAACATTTGGGTAAGTATTATTTTTCACACTTCTTTAGCACTGTTATCGATAAATCCTATCCGTACATTCAAAAGATTTATCACTGTACACGATTATCTCGGTagcataaaaataaatgctatTGACATGaagaaaataaaggaaaatagACGTCTTGTGAAAATAGGAATAAAACAAACTTACCTGTACAGAAGAAATCCATCAATTCAGTAACTATGAATAATGATGTTAAATATGTTATTCCCCAAAGCTTTACACAATCGTCATCATACACATTTATCAGCAAACGTGTACAGGAACGAGTACGAAGCTACTTCAGGTAATAACATATCATTCTCCAAAATTATATTGCGAAACAGTTAAACTTTTCTGACGTGTCCCTTATTATGATCCATAACAGAAGACTTTTCCggagtgtgtgaatgtcagagtttatttacaggtcatcgcggAGTCATCACGATTACCTTCTGTGCTGACCTGCACTTTCATGAGTCCTAGCGTGGAGACTTCTTATCTCAACAATTGAACAATAATCGCAAGGTAAATAGTTAGTTGCAATTATACAACTCCCAACCATATTGACCCTACAAGTTGTACGTATGAaatcataaaagctcagagcattcaagaagaactagttaAACAGTAAAAATCGGTATtataaatttttataacaattttatgacCTATTTTGAATAATCTTTTTGatgtgttatgtttaaaaaatgtgattaatgTTAAATTAAGCATTACCcttataataacacaaaataagttTCAATACAACTAAACTATAATCTTGTGAAGAACAAGTTAAAATTGTCTAAAAAAAATGCGTTATTTGAACTTTATAAATGTACAAATGGAATAAATAattaataggataaatagaatattatgtgagttttggataaagatcaagttgaTCATGCTCGGCTAGactcgcgctaccatggttcttAGCATCGGATGTCGGTAAAACTTGATCTTTATTCAACACTCACACAATATTCTCTATATTATCTCCAAATATATTGTAATTGGCATACAtaaaatgtatcatatttatacttaaaaaattactaagccaaataagttgtgtggctttaagaatAATTTTAAAGTACCATTCAATTTAATGGAGAAAAAAACGCTAAGAATAAAGATTATTGAGCAGTGCATCCATTTACCACTTCAAATGCAATCCAATTTCTTAGTAAACTGCATAGTCAGTCATTTTCACCAATATGAATTATTTAACTCCTCATTAGATAAACACTGTAATCCATCCAAAAAATGTTACACTTTCACTTTTATTTTGCAATCCAAACTTTTTTAAAATCCACATCACACTGATTTAAAGACTTCATCTAGAATGACCGTTAGTGGGGGACCCGCTCTTTTTTGCACACGGTCTTACGTCATTGGTTCATGATGTCATGTAGGTGTTTACACGTACCATACATGTGAAAGTGTTATCGATTCTTTTTTTATGAATATGCTTTTGTGAGGGTACATAACATATGTAATCTCTAATGCACTTTTTCAatcaaatattgatattttagaaTGCTATTCGTCTTGTGGTTTTTATCTAAACATTAGAACTTGCCCAAATCCAGCGTTCGGAGCATTCCATTGAACAATGATAGGTAACCGTTAAGCCGATTggttgttattttgataattacgAGAAGTCAAGGTATCAAAACAATAGCGTACGGCCGTGTTTACATACTTCTTAAACACAACTTCCCTTACTAAGGTTCAGAATTAgcattaaaatattcaaaataggAGTATATTATTTAACTGCACCCAAGCAAAAAAAGATGTGAATGAATCGGTCGAAAAAATCGtaaatagaccagttgacgagtgacgtgaTTTTTTCACGATTTGGTACCGATGGAAATCCCAAGCAAATGAGCTAACTAATGAATCGTCAATCAATCGTAAACAAATCGTGCAAATAAATCGGGATAAAATCAACTAAATAATGAATCGGTATTAAATCGGGTCTATTAAATTGTTACCAAATCGCTAACAAATCGGCATCAACATGTACACAAATCATTACCAATTCATATATCTTATTCCTGCTTCAGATATTAACTGTAGTCTGGGTTTTTGAAGATGGAGACGGAATATGCCACATACCGAGAAACAGTTGACCTACACTCTGATGGTaggtaaaattatatttattgtcccctactggtgaagccggaggtgacttatggtttgcgcttatggtctgtctgtctgtctgtatgtttgtctgtctctctgtcagtcagtcacacttttctggatcctgcgataactttacaagttcttcatatttttccatgaaacttgaaacatggatagcttgcaatatggagattatgcatgtcatttcattatgttcatatgtctatggcaacaaatatttaaaaaaaacacaactagaaatgtgtttgtcggacaaacaggcagggcaaaaacaatatgtcacccaCTGTATTGGTGGGGACATACAAACACTGACAACGGAGGAGACAATATTGTTTGGCAATATCTTGTTTTAATATGCATACACTGAAAACTGATTATACACTATGGCTGAATGATTGAGGTTTCGTCACAATGATATGTTAAAGGGTTGTATATATGGTGTTGATATACAAGACGATTTTGTGATTTATTCTAGTGCTATATATGCATTTTGATTATAGAATAgagtatttgtaaaaaaaagtacGCTTTTAATTGTCAAAGTTCATCCAACTTTTGAGCTTTGAACTAGATTTTAGTCCAAATAAGCATTGATTGCGGTAAAATGTTGAATAATTTACTTTGGTTTCAGATGACGATTTTGATCGAGTTTCATTGCTTGAAGATGAAACACAACTTGAAGATGAAACACAACTTGAAGATGAAACACAACTTGAAAATGATGGTAATGGAAGTCTGTAAATAAAAGAAAACGTCATTAAAGACTTGTGCATTGCCATATATATCTTTACTAATTAAGGTCACAGTTACAATTTGTTCATATTCCATGTATTGCCGATTGTAGATAGCTTTTCTGATAATGTGCTTTATCAACACACTAAATTTTTGGATTTCGAAAAattgtcaaagctttatcatTGTAAATTAGATAATGCTTTCATTACTTCTATGCTAAAAGGTGATTCTTTTGTACACAGATCTCAGTAACTCTGATGAAGAGGAGGATTATCAGGAACTTCTCACTAGGTCAGAGGCGAAATCAGGTACAATGAGTTCTCAGTATTATTAACTCTTTACAAACCGTATTTATCATTTATTCATCTGTAAACATGAATGGTGCTAGACAAATACATTTAACTTTATTTACATCACATCAATTCGGAAACAGATAGCTTGAAGTAACGTTGAAATGTACTGTTTATTGCACTAAAAATTTGAATAGTACAagactttttaacaaaaaataatgaggaagagagagaggagagacacacagagagagacagagagagaatatttgttggatttgaagGAATATCGATTTTTTATGTCACgattgattatataaaataatattttcgcgcagccactcgtgaaaatatgtatttttataatcacgagtgatttaaaatcgatattccatcgaatccaacaaattttctttttaatttatccttttgtcactgttttttttttttacattgtaaaagagtttaactacCCGGTAATCATTTCGATgcattcatgacgtcatttcattgaaaaacgacgtcatttcacagtaaaacagtgaaaattatcaatattattcactgttgtttttcactgtttaaaactatTAAATAACAGTTTAATTTCACTGACTGAGATTTCTCTCTATCAACCACCGGAAAgcgtaatataatataaatattaatatatatatatatatatatataatattcatttaatcCTTAACACAACATGCAATGCTTATGCAGTTAACAGTTTCCAGGCCATATGTTTCTATTAATCATTTATTATGAATTGCAACACAACCATTGCTAATTACATGACATCTTAGTAagctaaataaatattattgtattgaaGTAGTACAATGTGTTGGATTCAATGGaatttccattttaattcaatcgtGATCATACAATGTCTGAAATTGTTGGGGTTTTCTTTCAGAAAAGAGGGGCAGACCGGTGGGTTACCGAAAACATGAGCGGCAAGAACGGGAGACCAAAAAGGgtgaattataaataaaatattagtaATTTCATTATTATCCATTTATGTCTTATAGTGTTATGAATTATTTATATCAACGTTTCAGACCACaaaaaaattacaaattaaataaaatgtttgtttttttattgaaataagcaaattgtcccctaccggtttcaccggaggggacttatggtttgcatcTGTCAGtcttgtcagtctgtctgtccgtcagtccttcacacttttctggatccagcgataacttttaaagttcttaatattttttcatgaaacttgcaacatggatagatggcaatatcagGCCGTCAACTGACTTAagcaaaaatattggaaaaaaactaTAGGAATTTTTACATCAAAATAAAGGAGGTTTGGGTTTGTTTAGGGTTAAATTATAGCAATTTTATGGCAAAAAGTAATGTTCTAGAGATATGTAGAGAACTTCTTACTTAGTTGTTTTCCGTCAATAATCATTAAATTCATGTTTGACTTAACAAAACAGTCCCTCATCTTCCCACCAAGGCAGATATGCTGATGCAGCAACACACTGTGGTCATCAATGTGGGCACCTGAATTTCATCAAAGGTGTCCATATAGATATCACAATAGTGTACAACAGCACTCCTGCAAGATGGTGATGCCTTGGAAGAGGAGGGACAGCTTTTTCaaactgtaaattaaaatatcttaaggCAGTATTACTTCTTTTATAGAAAGAGAggaaattttcaaaacaaaatagtggaaaagtaaaaaatatagaaaaatagagaaaaaagtaaaaaatataggaaaatataggttttgaaaaatgtgtGAACATTCTccaaaatataggaaaatataggAATATAGGAATCAGTTGACGGCCTGCTATATGGAAATtttgcacgtcaattcattttgttcctacgtcaaaaattgtgtttgctatggaaacaaaaaaaattattctgaaaatgatggaatttctgacaatggtggagtcggtaggggaccatattgcttgacaatagccttgtttaaaatttgaattgTAACATTTTGGACATGTCCATCCTTCATTCATTACAGTGAAGAAAGACCTGCTGCCACTGGAGGTTTTACAGGCTTACTTGTGTTGTAGCCTAATGTGTTTGGCAGCAATGCCAATTGAAGTGATGCGCACGGCAAGAGACAGTGTTCAACAGCTGTCCTTGTTAGAGCGCTCACAGTGGATACTCAATTGGATTTCTACTCACACACAGTAATATGAAGATCCTTAACTGTGTTGTAATACACAGTATAACATGACAAAATATATTGCAAATGAATCACATTATGACAACTGTCttgttactttttattattttattaatgagtAATATTTCTATTAACTTATGTGGTAACTTTAAAAAACTATATAGTTATGCCAATTATTGTCATTCAAGgacatattttatcatatttaattttatgcatgtttatgcaacatgaaaataaaatcattcaaatatatttcttattcAAAATACTATTTACACACCTAAATGGAATAAGATGTGCCTGATATAATCTTGTGTATCTATGTGTTTACACCTAACAGGAATTCTCATTAACATTGGAATTTTCAGGAAACCTGAAAACAAGACAGTCTTCATAATTGAAGGCGTGAAAGTGTGCAAAAGTGCTTGGTTGAAGTGTCTGGGGATTCCACTTAGTACTTACTACGCCTTGTGGACAAAATTTACAGGTTTGATTTCATGGTtgcatatttacaataaaattaagTATCTTTTAAACCTTAATACAGCTTATTTTAAGTCCTAAATACAGGTTCTTTTAAGTTTGCTTTTTAGACAAGCCAAAAAAATGGAAAACACTTTTTCATAAGAAATGTTCATTATAATTGTGTTTCACAGATGGCACCAAATATTTGGTGGGACCTGGCAAGGTGCTTGGAGCAAAGACTGTGGAAACACAGTATGCATTGTCTTGGCTGAGCAGCTTTGCCAGTCGTTATGCTGACAAGATGCCAGATTCTAACAAGtaagatattgtttttttttcggcgtagctgtataacccagcttttcaccttacctgaccgtgccacgaatgaatacacttcatttattccaatggctgatttgagtataccaccagaacattggaaacatttcCACgtgtttgtaacactgttttactgtgtgtTCATCATGAAACAATtctatctctaatgaaaaggcttgattgatagaacagttttacactcaactcttgacatcaatacagtttgtgcgtgcaccttttattttcagaggattgccagcgccaaaatgtttgtatttaaaggctatgttctcatatttagtaattaattACATATTCCTGTCTGTGAACTAGTATATTTTAGTTCATATACTTcgcatgtggccggttgactaaaatgttttaatttcacttccatttttcttttcttgtatctatagatatatgatcagaaatatgtaataatgtaaaataaaacgtACTGCGTGgaatgcagctaagaactgtaCATACAAAGACATATGCTatctttgatttcagtcattaaactctttacctttcaccaaccaCAATCaccgccgtatatcttttttttaaagatatttcttgttattactGTAACATATTACTcaattatgtatataaatatttgtttgaattctCTTTGTTATTGATATGTTTCATGTTGTGCATGACCATATCGTATCGTTCTTAGTTGTTTGTTTTAGACTTCATCTTCCCTgctgcttaaaaaaaaaagatgtgtaCAACATGATGTGTGTGGAAGCAGAGGTGTATGGCGAACATCCGATCAGCCATACACACTTCATGCGGGTGTGGGCCAGGTACATGCCACACATCATCATTCCTAAGGTAAAGTTAAAGTAGTCGTGTGTAGTCTAAACAATTACTCAAATATCAAATAACAAATATCagatcaaataaaaatataatatttattttgacttaagcataacaagcttatcgtcatatacaaatacatgaaaatCTTACAGACAACATGTAACAAGCAAAGTACACTCAATTGTTAGTGTAGGCTATAGTTAATCTTAACAAATCATGTggtaataaacaaattattatttcttttttttgaaacacGTTATACAATAAGTTGATAACtttctaagtgtcgttttcttTCTACCATTtaggagtttaataaatttgacCATAGTATTACTAGGTCACTTGTAATAGAATTCtggaatatatttgattcttGCTTATAGGTATTGCAGACAGTATAAGTATGAAATGTACCTCATATTCAATATCATTACAGCTTCACATGGGGCATATTCTTTCGTTTCTGACAATATTATGATGTCTGCCAGTTTCAATAAACAAATTATGGGATGATAGATGCATTTTGGCAATAGTCCttctatgtttttttgttttcaattaaatataaatacggTGACCTTTCGAATATAGGTTTTAATTCTttatatataatatcaaaaaaacaaaaatacatctTAAGTTTGATTTctgttatattaatttaactttgattttttgcaattttacaATCTCTTTTTTATTCAGTGCACTGTTTTGCAATTGGAAAGTTGGTTTTCTTTCAAACAATTGTACATTTATTGCAGAGATCCAGATTTTCAGCATGTGATGTGTGCACAAAAATAAAGACTGAAATTGAAAAGGCAACATGCAGGGAGGAAAagaaaaaactattcaaattgAGAGAATTACATTTACAACAGCAGAAgtaatgatatgttttttttctgtattcattTTTATACTTTCATTCTGATTTAACCATCTAATGAATTACATGACAGATTGATGAAATTGTAACTTATGCCCCTGATAGGATGgcttatagcagttgaactgtacgtcagtccatctgtccgtcccaaaacgttaacattggccataacttatgcaatattgaagatagcaacttaatatttggtctgcatgtgtatcttatggagctgcacatttttgagtggtgaaacgtctaggtcatcctttaaggtcaaaggttaaatatatggcttcaaagtggcaggcgcagtagggggcattgtgtttcttaaaaaaacaaatctcTTGCTAAGTGTTTCAATTAACATGAATCAGCTTTCACAAAAATATTTACAGACCTAATGTTCATTAAGATGTATAATTGGATGATAATAAAGTATGTCTTAATAAATTGACATGAAGAATTGATAACAAAGGATAGTTTAAATATATGTTGGACTAGCATTGCAATTCTACATTAAACATTATGTTAATTTTGTTCTTTTAGCCAGGAACGCCAGAAGTACTATAAGCATGCGCAAAAGGCAAAGTTTAGCCCTGCCAGATACCTGTCTATCATTCTGGATGGGATGGACCAGGAGAAGACAAGCCTTCCACATTACCTGAAGGAAGCAAAGGGGACTGTCTAACCTCTGGAAGGTGAAAGTTAATCTCATGGGTGCCATTGTCCATGGATATGGTGCCTATGGATTTTTTGACACCTTCCAGTGGGCTCATGGCAGTTCCTTTGCTATCAGTGGTAATCAAAATACTAAATGTTATTTTAACCTCGTCCATATTCTGTTATTTTGTAACTTAAACTTCCCATAGTGCAAATCTATGTTCTAATCTCCCTCTGGCACATGTTTCTTATAAACCTTTGGAACAAAATGTGTTTCACTCCGATTTCCAATCccaatgtaaaaaaacaaaaacataaataattaaaaaaaatatagatagCTGCAATCGCCATATGAGTGTTCTACATTTATCCAATTGTGattgaatttttgaaaaaaacgTATAAAGAAGACATTCCAATGATGATGATCTGAATGAAAATGTGATAAGAATTTCAAGATATTTTTCTTGCATTTCAGTTCTGGTTCATACCCTTCTGCTTATGACCAGTCTCCCTCCTGTTCTCTACCTGCAACTAGACAACTGTCCAGGGCAAAATAAAAACAGGTATTTGATAGAGGTTTACAATCAGAAAATATGAGATACTCAATATGTTCATGaatctatatatagaaataaacaattttattatatGCTTACTTATTGTCTCTGATAAAAAAGAATACAAGTTGTATCAGTAGTTAtaatacaactgcacagaaataaattAAGATGTATGCCACTGGCTAGTTTActgattccgtattaccatactaaacagtttattttttatgATGTCACATGGAACATCGAAACAATAGTTATACACATGCCCAATAATGACCGCTTAAAATAATTCACTAATAAGGGTCTTTTGTTTAACAGATACATGCTGG from Dreissena polymorpha isolate Duluth1 chromosome 1, UMN_Dpol_1.0, whole genome shotgun sequence carries:
- the LOC127881405 gene encoding uncharacterized protein LOC127881405, whose protein sequence is METEYATYRETVDLHSDDDDFDRVSLLEDETQLEDETQLEDETQLENDDLSNSDEEEDYQELLTRSEAKSEKRGRPVGYRKHERQERETKKVKKDLLPLEVLQAYLCCSLMCLAAMPIEVMRTARDSVQQLSLLERSQWILNWISTHTQKPENKTVFIIEGVKVCKSAWLKCLGIPLSTYYALWTKFTDGTKYLVGPGKVLGAKTVETQYALSWLSSFASRYADKMPDSNKLHLPCCLKKKDVYNMMCVEAEVYGEHPISHTHFMRVWARYMPHIIIPKRSRFSACDVCTKIKTEIEKATCREEKKKLFKLRELHLQQQNQERQKYYKHAQKAKFSPARYLSIILDGMDQEKTSLPHYLKEAKGTV